A genomic segment from Fundulus heteroclitus isolate FHET01 chromosome 6, MU-UCD_Fhet_4.1, whole genome shotgun sequence encodes:
- the fndc7a gene encoding fibronectin type III domain-containing protein 7, whose product MGTMHLHGIKLLLFYTLTRVCTAQNDITLSVFTVTSKSMTVQWSGHAGASFYKITATPKNSPEQPVFAQFSSNAVMGSVNSLSPNTVYTMQLEAMDNALNVLSSAETEETTAPDVPSIDEAYSKNSDSITVEFADVAGATSYILRAESETGDFFFETPVADSPGTVVGLQPYTDYILSVMSVNSGGRSQPSYPVEAKTVVMAPKLNTSSSSNDSILVTWPPVEHAILYTLILTLEGGSTVRELNTTDTAVTFDNLQPGTSYCVKGMAWDAEGRTVDPLPVCQITRPHSPDVTDVQVTQGRALGIAVYWMIVPGATSYLALTSNGQNCSTDNTYCYIVPQECGQNDSVYVVAYNDAGPSSPSQPANYITYPCPPENIWVEEPTPGNCSVVWEDVPLVEHYVAFIKRDDGTEKTCNTTKTSCSFFCPCGYTFLTSVFPYNQAGTSLFAHVRNYTTIPCCPQDVTVKLVSTETLEVMWSPVKGAALYETTAARTNSVLHCNDTSPVCALSDLRCNTPYSVTVTPCSELRGCNRTCTAQEHETAPCAPEILNMTQTSNSTYRVLITTPNSPSTNYTVTATGRYDKHTCQSRNSSCELAPLPCGSIYEVVAVATAAVGKSLPGFSKTLETGPCCPSTVDVTQVTQAMTNVTWSPGTGARSYVATLMSPRGEARCHTLDPHCLMGCITCGTNYSVTLDAISSTGHKSQCQYRGFSSSACCPTGVKLYRRTNNSLRVYWRSSSPQAYNHTVELYGTGANYTCLAAPGGMYCDIQEETCGDVYTVVVAPVGKYGDKVTFCLPRTYSVPCPGSNAGMVISRRRRSVN is encoded by the exons GTATGCACGGCTCAAAACG ACATCACTCTGTCGGTGTTCACGGTGACATCGAAGAGCATGACGGTGCAGTGGAGCGGCCACGCCGGTGCCAGCTTCTACAAGATCACGGCCACCCCCAAGAACTCGCCCGAGCAGCCGGTCTTCGCCCAGTTCAGCAGCAACGCGGTGATGGGCTCCGTGAACTCGCTCTCACCCAACACAGTGTACACCATGCAGCTggaagccatggacaatgcgcTCAATGTCCTGAGCAGCGCCGAGACGGAGGAGACGACGG CTCCTGATGTGCCAAGCATTGACGAGGCCTACTCCAAAAACAGCGACAGCATCACTGTTGAGTTTGCAGATGTTGCCGGGGCAACCAGCTACATCCTGAGGGCCGAGTCAGAGACAGGCGATTTCTTCTTTGAGACCCCCGTGGCAGACTCCCCTGGCACCGTGGTGGGCCTCCAGCCCTACACCGACTACATTCTCAGCGTCATGTCTGTCAACTCAGGAGGAAGGAGCCAGCCATCATACCCCGTGGAGGCCAAGACAG TTGTGATGGCCCCCAAATTGAACACGTCCTCCTCCAGCAACGACTCCATCCTCGTGACCTGGCCCCCGGTGGAGCACGCCATCCTCTACACGCTGATTCTTACCCTGGAAGGCGGCAGCACCGTCCGTGAACTCAACACCACCGACACCGCGGTGACGTTCGACAACCTTCAGCCGGGAACTTCCTACTGTGTGAAGGGAATGGCGTGGGACGCTGAGGGTCGGACTGTTGACCCCCTCCCCGTCTGCCAGATCACGC GTCCTCACAGCCCAGACGTGACCGACGTCCAGGTGACTCAGGGCCGAGCTCTTGGAATCGCCGTGTACTGGATGATAGTGCCGGGGGCTACCAGCTACTTGGCCTTGACCTCCAATGGCCAGAACTGTAGCACGGATAATACCTACTGCTACATCGTGCCTCAGGAGTGCGGTCAGAACGACTCTGTCTACGTCGTAGCCTACAACGACGCTGGACCCAGCAGCCCCTCACAACCAGCTAACTACATTACAT ACCCATGTCCCCCGGAGAACATCTGGGTGGAGGAGCCCACCCCGGGGAACTGCTCGGTGGTGTGGGAGGACGTGCCCTTGGTGGAGCACTACGTGGCTTTCATAAAGAGGGACGATGGGACGGAGAAGACGTGCAACACGACAAAGACCAGCTGCTCGTTCTTCTGCCCGTGCGGCTACACGTTCCTCACCAGCGTGTTCCCCTACAACCAGGCCGGCACCAGCCTCTTCGCGCACGTCCGCAACTACACAACCA TCCCTTGTTGTCCACAGGATGTAACCGTGAAGCTGGTGTCCACCGAGACGCTGGAGGTCATGTGGTCGCCGGTCAAAGGGGCGGCGCTGTACGAGACCACAGCGGCGCGGACCAACAGCGTCCTGCACTGCAACGACACGTCGCCCGTGTGCGCGCTCTCAGACCTGAGGTGCAACACCCCGTACTCTGTGACAGTGACCCCCTGCAGCGAGCTACGAGGGTGCAACCGCACCTGCACGGCACAAGAGCACGAGACAG ctcccTGTGCTCCAGAGATCCTGAATATGACGCAGACCAGCAACTCCACGTACCGAGTCCTGATAACGACGCCAAACTCTCCCAGTACAAACTATACCGTCACTGCCACAGGACGCTACGACAAACACACGTGCCAGTCGAGAAACAGCTCCTGTGAGCTCGCGCCGCTGCCCTGCGGCTCCATCTACGAGGTCGTAGCTGTGGCCACCGCGGCAGTGGGGAAAAGTCTGCCTGGATTCAGTAAAACTCTGGAAACAG GTCCCTGCTGCCCCTCGACTGTGGACGTGACCCAGGTCACCCAGGCTATGACCAATGTCACATGGTCGCCGGGCACCGGGGCCCGCTCCTACGTGGCCACCCTGATGTCCCCACGCGGGGAAGCCCGGTGTCACACCCTGGACCCCCACTGCCTGATGGGGTGCATCACCTGTGGCACCAACTACAGCGTCACCCTGGATGCCATCAGCAGCACGGGACACAAGTCCCAGTGCCAATACCGAGGCTTCTCCTCCA GCGCATGCTGTCCAACAGGGGTCAAGCTCTATCGCCGCACCAACAACTCGCTCAGGGTGTACTGGCGCTCTTCAAGCCCTCAGGCGTATAACCACACGGTGGAGCTGTATGGCACGGGGGCCAACTACACCTGCCTCGCAGCTCCAGGCGGCATGTACTGCGACATCCAGGAGGAAACCTGCGGGGACGTCTACACGGTAGTCGTAGCACCGGTGGGAAAGTACGGGGACAAAGTGACCTTCTGCCTGCCCAGGACGTACTCAG TTCCCTGTCCAGGAAGTAACGCCGGTATGG TGATCTCCCGAAGAAGACGAAGTGTAAATTAA